CCTGCTCTGCGTAGTACTGCAACGCCGGCTTATAATAATGTTTTATGATCTGCTCTTTGAGCTGTATGTATTCCTGTGTATAGTTCCGCGGCTGAGCCATTGTGCTATTTATCCAAAAAAGAAAAATGGCCGGAACCCATCCGCAGTACCAGGAAATTGCATTTCGTTTACGATTCATCATTCGGTTTTGAGCACAATTCCGTCAGCACTCCATGGGTTGACTTTGGATGTAAAAATGCGATCTGCAATCCTTCCGCACCAGGTCTGGGCGCAGTGTCAATAAGGGTAATGCCTTTTTCCTTTGCAGCTTGCAACGCTTCTTCAAGATGATCCACCGCAAATGCAATATGATGTACGCCCTCCCCTTTCTTTTCAATAAACCGGGCAACCGGTCCGTCTGCGTCCATAGATTCCAGCAGCTCGATCTTGGTATCCCCGATCTTAAAAAATGCGGTCCGCACTTTCTGGTCTGCCACTTCCTCTACCCGGTAGCATTGCAGTCCGAAAACGTCTTCCCAATAGCGAATGCTTTCTTCCAGATTGCGAACAGCCAAACCAATATGCTCGATGTGTGATGGCTTCATTTTTTATCGTTTATATAACAATCCGATCATTATTTAATATAGATTTCTTTTTTTTCAAAGGTATTGGCACTGAAATATCCCAATGCGCCGCCCCGGATATTTGAGGCCGGGTTTCCAGGAGAAGCGCTCTGATTTTGGCCTAACCCACTTTGTGTTAAACTGTACCAGAAGTCATAATTATCTTTACTGATGCAGCGCATTTCCACGCGCAGGTTATCTCCTTTTTTCAGATCGGAATCTCCATCCCCTGAAAAAATCATCAATTCATAAACCACGTTGCGCCCATCGATCAGTTTGTCATTGGTTACAAAAATGGTATTCTCTTTCCGTCCGTCTACAAATTGTGTAAACCGGTATGCATTCCCCTCTCCTGGTGGATCCTTGAACTCCACCGTAGCAATGAGCCGCTGCCGGCCCACAAATACCCGGCTGGTGGTGTATAGCGAATCCATTGATACTTTCTGCGGCATCCTGGAGCTGGCTGTAAAAACCTCGTTTCCGATTTTAACCGAAAGCTGATAGGTAGCGCCCGGCTTTCCTGAAGCATTGGCCCGGTAAAGCCCGTTGCCTTTATGCTGGAGCAACACGGGCGCCTTGCCTACTTCGGCAATGGTTACAAAAGCATTCTCAACCCCTTCAAAGACATTGAGATCCGATACATTCAGTGTTTTAGAAACAATTACACTGTAAGAATCGTCGTTATCCGTCAGCGTACCTTCAATCACATATTTTTTATTGACACTGTTGATGTCTACCTGGATCACTTTTTGACAACCTGTTACCGCTAAAAGTAGAAAGCCAAACAAACCGTAAATAAAAAAAACGTTTCGATTCATGTTACCCTAAAATTTAAAATGCCAGGAAATAGACGGCACAAAACGGAAAAGAGAGGTCTGTACGGCTTCCGTTATATCAGTGTTCTTGTCGTTTTGCTGGAACGTGATGAGGTAAGCATTTTCCCGTCCGTAGGCATTAAACAAACTGAAAGCCAGCTCCGACGATGTATTCTTACGCCGGGTTTTCAGCTGCCGTGTAGCACCCAGGTCCAGCCGGTGATAAGCCGGCATCCGGTAAGCATTGCGTTTGGTGTAATAAAACACAATTTGCTTATCGATTACATATTTGCCACTGGGAAAAGTAACGGCATCGCCGGTGTAATACACCCAATTGGCAGAAAGATTCCATTTTTTATTCAACTGGTAATTGGTAACGATGGCCACGTCATGAGTACGGTCCTGCCGGGCATTGTACCATTCCCCGTCGTTAATACCGGCAATCTTTCTCTCGGTTTTAGAAAGCGTATAGCCTACCCAGCCGGTGAGTCTTCCCTGTTTTTTTTTCAGCAGCAATTCGAGGCCATAGGCTCTCCCGATGCCCGACAACAACTGCGTTTCTATAGCGTCATTGGTATATACATCGGCTCCAGTGCGGTAATCGATCTGATTCTGGAAAGCTTTGTAATACACTTCTGCAGTGAGCTCGTATCGGTTACCGGAAAGATTTTTATACCAGCCCAGTGAATAAATATCTACGACCTCGGGTTTGATGCTGTTGGTGCTTGCCACCCATTTATCAGTCGGAAAATTTGCAGCCGAATTGGAGATGAGGTGCAGGTTCTGGGCGTTGCGGGCATAGGACGCTTTTAACGACGTACTGCTGTTTAGAATAAAACTGGCGGCAAGCCGGGGCTCCAGGTTCCAATAGTTTTTTACCAGTGCGCCTTTACGGTAGCTTAATGTATCGGTAATCGTACCATTTCCGTCTACTTCATAAAAATCGCCCGGCCCAAAAATGGCAAAGGACGACAGACGCATACCAAAGGTCAGGTTCAACCAGGAAGCCGCATTCCAGGTATCCGTGGCAAAAACCGCCGTTTCCCAGGAATACCGGTCTTGCAGGTACAGGTTATTATAGCTTGTTTTGCCAGAGCTGGTGATCTCCCCGGGCGTGATCGTATGATAAATGGAATTAAATCCAAAACGGAGCGAATGGCGTGAGCCGGCATACCATTGAATTTCTTCCTTCAGGTTCAGATCGCGTATCTGGGAAAAAATATTCAGGTCGTTGTTGGCATTATTGATCGCTATATTATAGTTAAAATCGCTGTAGATGAACGAGGTATTGGAAAAGAGCCGGTCGTTGAATATATGATTCCAGCGCAGGGTGCCGGTTTTATTTCCCCAATCCAAACCAAATTGCTTTTCAAGTTTCAGCACATCCCGCCCCAGGTAACCGGAAAGATACAGCCGGTCCTTTTTACCAAGCGTATAATTCATCTTGGCATTCACATCATAAAAAAACAAGCGGGTATTCTTATTCGTGGAATCGCCCAAAAGCGGCAGGAAGAAATCGGCGTAAGTGCGCCTGCCGGATACCAGGAAGGAAGAGCGGTCCTCCTGTATAGGCCCTTCCACATTGAGCTTGGCGGATATCAATCCCAAGCCGCCGCTTACCGCATACCGCTGATTATTGCCTTCATTCATTTTTACGTCCAGCACAGAAGAAAGCCTTCCCCCGTATTGCGCCGGCATACCGCCTTTATAAACTGTTACATCTTTTACAATATCCGAATTAAACGTGGAAAAGAACCCCATGAGATGTGAGGCATTGTACACATTGGCTTCGTCGAGCAGGATCAGGTTCTGATCGGTAGAGCCTCCTCTTACATAGAAACCGCTGTTTCCATCTCCGGCAGATTTAATTCCCGGCAGCAACTGGATGGCTTTTAAAATATCCCGTTCTCCCAGCAACATCGGAATAGTATTGATTTCCTTCATGGTCAGCCGCTCTACCCCCATCTGGGTACCACGGATGGTGCGGCCCTTTGTATTGGCGGTTACCTGCACATCATCCAGGTTTACCACCTGGTCCGGCAGCAATACATTTTGTAATTTATTTCCGTCCAGCCGGATGGTTTCTGTTACCGTTTCATAGCCAACGGCAGAATAGGAAACCGTATAACTTCCCTTTGAAAGTGTAAGCGAATAGAACCCATACTCATTGGAAGTGGTGCCGGCAGCACCGCCCTGTATCTCTACACTTGCATTGATCAGTGTTTCCCCGCTTGCGGCCGACTTTATGGTGCCGCTAAGGGTAACCTTTTCCTGCGCAAAGGAAACCAGGGTGCACAATATGGCGATAAAAAGAATACCTGTCTGCTTCATAAATGATGTCATAAACAACCTCAATTCAACAAAAATAACCGAACTGCGGCAGATTATTATTGTCAAGCTCCACGAGGCGGAATGATAAAGGATAAGGGCTTTTTAAAAAAATGCCGTACAATGATACGGATCAGCTCGGGATAACGCCGCAACTGAATGCCTCTTGATTTAACGGCTACGAAAAAAGCCAGAGAAAAACTCACCAGGAAATTAAAGAAACCGATTCCCAGAACACCCAGGAACACCGTTACTAAATAACCCGTGGGAATGTTTCCGATACCCAGTCCGTAAACGCCAATGGCCATATTACCGGATGAGATGGTAATATGCCGGATATCGAAGGGCACACCGAATATTTTACCCACATTGGCCGCCATTCCCAGGAAAAATCCCAGGCTGATGTTCCCGGCATAGGAACCTGCATTCCTTTCGATAAAACCTGCCCACCAACCCCTTTTTTTGGCGGAAGTACTGCTGTGCCATCCCGGATGATGAGCCAGCCGGCTGCCGATATTGCTGAATCGCATCTTATTCTGCACGTATCCTGCAATGATACCGCTCAAAAACAAAAACACCCCGGTATTGCAGGCATATAACAATGAAAGACTTTGAAAAGGGTGTTGGTCCTGCAGCAGTGTAAAAGCAGCTTTACCGGATACCAGCTTTTGCCCCATTAATTGGTGATAGGCCCATGCCAGCAGGTAGGTGCCGGGAAATACGACAATGAGATTTCCCACAAAAGAGGCTGTTTGGCTCCGGATCACTTTGGCCACCGTAAACGCCAGGCTTTGAAGATCGGGCTGGTCCAGGTGTTTTTTTGAGTCCAGCGAAACCGCCACGGCATTTGCTGTAAACGCCGGTTGCTTGGTAGCCAGCGTGGAACCGGTTTGATCAATTAACACAAACCCCGCACTATAGTTGATACTGTACCAGAAACCCTGCCAGAAATAGGCATAATGCAGCTTACCAAGGATATTTTTAACAACAGCTACAAAACAGATAATAAGTCCGCCCCACATGGCACTGGCGAGCATATTCAGGTAGTCCCTGCGGGTGCTGGTAATATACTTGCCGCCCCTTTGCCCCTTGTGTTCCGCAATCTGATATGCAATATAGCCCACCCCCTGCGAAATAAACTGACGAATACTGTTCTTGAGATTTTCGTTCCGAACCAGCAATTTAAAAAGGTCCACAAAACGGCCGATATCAAAATGATCATCATTATCAATCGTATCTAACAGGATGTGCATGCGTTCAATGCGCGCGCTAAGGATCAGCAATAAATAACTTTGTCGGATACTGGTGCCCCGCTGGTCCTGGTGCAGCCGGATATAGCGGATCTCATTTTCAATTTCAAAAAGCGTTTGCTTTAGCTGGTTGACTACTTCCCGGATCTTATACGGATCGGGTTTTTCGTGTTGCTGCAGTTCATGCAACAGACGGCTTTGTAACAGAAAAGGGTTTTCCGGTATCGAACGAAAAGGAGCAATATAACCGGAGATCTCTTTTTCCAGTCCGTTGTTGGCCACCTGAAAGGATAACACGGTAAGGGCGTCGATAAGGTGTTCTGTCAAACGCGGATCCTTCGCCTGTAAGGTAAACTGCAGCAATTCAAAAAAACTGATCCAGGTGGCACGCCGGATCGCCTCGACCCATATGTGGTCATTTTTCTTATGAAACACCCGGTCGAGCACGTATACAAAATCATCCTTATTCTGTTCTTTAGGGAGCAGTTTATGTTTTAGCTTACCAATCAGTTCATCCCAAAAACCGCTGCTGAGCGGGATACCACTTTCTGTAAATGCGCCTTCCAGCCGGGTATTGATCAGCTGTACAAGGATCGATTGCTGCAACCTGGAAACGAGCGTCGGATGCGCCTCCAGGAAAAGAATCATTTCATTCATCCGTGCATCCGCCAGGTGCTGTTCTTTTTTTGGCGGCCGCAGGTCGCCAAAAAAAGCAATCAGGAAATGAAGGCTTTCTTCTTTTGTACGGATTTCGTAAGCCGATTCATCCTCCAGTACTTTTTCACAAAAGCTTTTTTCTTTTCTTTTTCGTTTAAATAAATGCATCCGTTTCTTTTAACCGGACTCCGGGAACGCCGGGTCATTGCCCTGCCTAAAAATAGTAAAAACTATTTTTGTACAACTACCGGATAACTTATGAAATTATTGTTACGGACCAGGTTCTTTCAAAGTGCCGGCCAGGCTCCAATACATTGATGCCCTCCTTCTTGGTAAAATCCTGGCCGGCGCCTACCGTGTCGGCAATACCGCACCAGGGTTCAATACAAACAAAATCAGCGCCCGGAACTGCCCATATACCCAGATAGGGAAAGCCCTCCCAGCTAAAATCAAAGCCCTTTCCGGTTTTATCAGAGCGCAACCGCAACTTTCGTGATTTAAGATCTTTCAGCACCACCGCATCTTTTGCAAACAGGCCTTTATTTAAACGCAGCACATTGGTATCATTGAAAAAGGGAACGGGGTTCTGCGCCAGCAATCCGCCTTCTTCGATGGGCCATCTCCGGGCATCTTCCTTTTCTTCAAACTCAAGGTAGTATTCCACATAAGCATCGCCTTTAAACAAAGGTAATTTAAATGCGGGATGCCCACCTACGGAAAACCACATATTCTTGCTGCCGGTATTCTGCACATCATAGGTAACGCTTAGGGTCTTCCCTTCAAGCCGGTATCTTAATTTAAGATCAAAGTCAAAAGGATATAATTCCAGTGTATCTGCCGTGCTTTTCAGCGCAAAAACCAGTTCATCGGCCAGCTGTCCTACCGGCAAAAAATTCATTTCACGTGCAAAGCCATGACGGTTCAGGTGATAGCTGCGTCCTTCAAACTGATAGGCATTATCCTTAAGTGCGCCTACAATCGGAAACAATACGGGAGAATGCTTGCCCCATACTACCGGGTCGCCGCTCCACATATATTCCTGACCGGTACTCCTATCAATCAGACTTTGCAGTTCCGCACCTTTTTCTGAAACAGCGATTTTCAATACACTGTTTTCAATCTGGTATATTTTTGCCATAGCATGCCAATTTGAACAATAAACGGAAAATATACCATTTTAGTATCTGTTTTTACAATAAATTCCTGTTTTTCAATGTTTGGCAATTGTAAAAACCAAATTATCTGCTGATATCCCAGTTGGGGGGCGCCTTGAATGTTGCTCTTCCCTGTTCGTAGGGCGGCACTTTTTCTGCAGGAATAATCGCCTGATATTTTTTTGATGCATCCATTAGTGTCTTTACCTGCCCCGGGTAACGGGCGACCAGGTTTTCTTTTTCGTAAGGGTCTTTATCAATAGCAAAAAGCTGGGCTGCTGTTTGCGAAACTGCAGGTTTGGGCGCCACCAGTTTCCATCCATTCTTGATCAGTGTGCCATTACCGAGATAGAACTCACGGGGATCATTTC
The sequence above is a segment of the Niabella agricola genome. Coding sequences within it:
- a CDS encoding aldose 1-epimerase family protein, producing MAKIYQIENSVLKIAVSEKGAELQSLIDRSTGQEYMWSGDPVVWGKHSPVLFPIVGALKDNAYQFEGRSYHLNRHGFAREMNFLPVGQLADELVFALKSTADTLELYPFDFDLKLRYRLEGKTLSVTYDVQNTGSKNMWFSVGGHPAFKLPLFKGDAYVEYYLEFEEKEDARRWPIEEGGLLAQNPVPFFNDTNVLRLNKGLFAKDAVVLKDLKSRKLRLRSDKTGKGFDFSWEGFPYLGIWAVPGADFVCIEPWCGIADTVGAGQDFTKKEGINVLEPGRHFERTWSVTIIS
- a CDS encoding TonB-dependent receptor — its product is MKQTGILFIAILCTLVSFAQEKVTLSGTIKSAASGETLINASVEIQGGAAGTTSNEYGFYSLTLSKGSYTVSYSAVGYETVTETIRLDGNKLQNVLLPDQVVNLDDVQVTANTKGRTIRGTQMGVERLTMKEINTIPMLLGERDILKAIQLLPGIKSAGDGNSGFYVRGGSTDQNLILLDEANVYNASHLMGFFSTFNSDIVKDVTVYKGGMPAQYGGRLSSVLDVKMNEGNNQRYAVSGGLGLISAKLNVEGPIQEDRSSFLVSGRRTYADFFLPLLGDSTNKNTRLFFYDVNAKMNYTLGKKDRLYLSGYLGRDVLKLEKQFGLDWGNKTGTLRWNHIFNDRLFSNTSFIYSDFNYNIAINNANNDLNIFSQIRDLNLKEEIQWYAGSRHSLRFGFNSIYHTITPGEITSSGKTSYNNLYLQDRYSWETAVFATDTWNAASWLNLTFGMRLSSFAIFGPGDFYEVDGNGTITDTLSYRKGALVKNYWNLEPRLAASFILNSSTSLKASYARNAQNLHLISNSAANFPTDKWVASTNSIKPEVVDIYSLGWYKNLSGNRYELTAEVYYKAFQNQIDYRTGADVYTNDAIETQLLSGIGRAYGLELLLKKKQGRLTGWVGYTLSKTERKIAGINDGEWYNARQDRTHDVAIVTNYQLNKKWNLSANWVYYTGDAVTFPSGKYVIDKQIVFYYTKRNAYRMPAYHRLDLGATRQLKTRRKNTSSELAFSLFNAYGRENAYLITFQQNDKNTDITEAVQTSLFRFVPSISWHFKF
- a CDS encoding DUF4249 domain-containing protein, whose amino-acid sequence is MNRNVFFIYGLFGFLLLAVTGCQKVIQVDINSVNKKYVIEGTLTDNDDSYSVIVSKTLNVSDLNVFEGVENAFVTIAEVGKAPVLLQHKGNGLYRANASGKPGATYQLSVKIGNEVFTASSRMPQKVSMDSLYTTSRVFVGRQRLIATVEFKDPPGEGNAYRFTQFVDGRKENTIFVTNDKLIDGRNVVYELMIFSGDGDSDLKKGDNLRVEMRCISKDNYDFWYSLTQSGLGQNQSASPGNPASNIRGGALGYFSANTFEKKEIYIK
- the mce gene encoding methylmalonyl-CoA epimerase, translating into MKPSHIEHIGLAVRNLEESIRYWEDVFGLQCYRVEEVADQKVRTAFFKIGDTKIELLESMDADGPVARFIEKKGEGVHHIAFAVDHLEEALQAAKEKGITLIDTAPRPGAEGLQIAFLHPKSTHGVLTELCSKPNDES
- a CDS encoding site-specific recombinase, whose product is MHLFKRKRKEKSFCEKVLEDESAYEIRTKEESLHFLIAFFGDLRPPKKEQHLADARMNEMILFLEAHPTLVSRLQQSILVQLINTRLEGAFTESGIPLSSGFWDELIGKLKHKLLPKEQNKDDFVYVLDRVFHKKNDHIWVEAIRRATWISFFELLQFTLQAKDPRLTEHLIDALTVLSFQVANNGLEKEISGYIAPFRSIPENPFLLQSRLLHELQQHEKPDPYKIREVVNQLKQTLFEIENEIRYIRLHQDQRGTSIRQSYLLLILSARIERMHILLDTIDNDDHFDIGRFVDLFKLLVRNENLKNSIRQFISQGVGYIAYQIAEHKGQRGGKYITSTRRDYLNMLASAMWGGLIICFVAVVKNILGKLHYAYFWQGFWYSINYSAGFVLIDQTGSTLATKQPAFTANAVAVSLDSKKHLDQPDLQSLAFTVAKVIRSQTASFVGNLIVVFPGTYLLAWAYHQLMGQKLVSGKAAFTLLQDQHPFQSLSLLYACNTGVFLFLSGIIAGYVQNKMRFSNIGSRLAHHPGWHSSTSAKKRGWWAGFIERNAGSYAGNISLGFFLGMAANVGKIFGVPFDIRHITISSGNMAIGVYGLGIGNIPTGYLVTVFLGVLGIGFFNFLVSFSLAFFVAVKSRGIQLRRYPELIRIIVRHFFKKPLSFIIPPRGA